DNA sequence from the Pseudodesulfovibrio senegalensis genome:
CACTTATGGAGAGAACCGGGCCTTTTTTATTTGATGGGCACGAAGAGCATGGTCCGCAGCTCCTGCGGCGGCGTGGTTTCCGGGTCATTCATGTATTGTTCGAAGGAGGCACGCGCGCAGTCGTACTGATGTCCGCTGTGCGGCAGCCATGTCTTCAGGATTTCCCGCCAACTATCCCCGAGGGTTTCATATGGGCCGACATGCAGCGCAACCGCGCATTGCCCGGCCGGTATTGTTCCAAGTTGCACATTGCCTTCGGTTTCGGGTGTTTCCCGCAGCGTGATGCAGGCGTCGTAGCGCAGGTCCTGTTCCGGTGTCTGTTCCGGGTCGTCGTGGCCGATGCCGAAAAATAGCGTTTCCGGGGTCAGCAGCCCTTTGGGCATGGCCCATGCACACAACTCATCCCAGGCCGTTTTGCAGTCCATGTACGGGCCGGTGTGGCGCACGTATGCGATTGAATGGGTGCCGGTCATTTTGATGTCCACATTCATGGTATCTCCTTTGTTTAAGCGAGGGGAACGTATATGTCGGTCACAAGTTCTTCCGCACTTACCTGTTCTAGGGTGTTGCGGTATATTTCAAGGCTCGGTTGATCCGGCACGTCCCGCCCGGATGCGGGCAGCCACTGCCACATCATTTGGGTGTAGGTTTCTTCCATCTTTTCGTATGGGCCATAGTGGGTTGCCGTCAGATATTCGCAGGCCGGCA
Encoded proteins:
- a CDS encoding AraC family transcriptional regulator translates to MNVDIKMTGTHSIAYVRHTGPYMDCKTAWDELCAWAMPKGLLTPETLFFGIGHDDPEQTPEQDLRYDACITLRETPETEGNVQLGTIPAGQCAVALHVGPYETLGDSWREILKTWLPHSGHQYDCARASFEQYMNDPETTPPQELRTMLFVPIK